Proteins encoded in a region of the Ornithodoros turicata isolate Travis chromosome 3, ASM3712646v1, whole genome shotgun sequence genome:
- the LOC135386904 gene encoding uncharacterized protein LOC135386904 isoform X2 — MTFYAVDRIIARTKKGYLVKWHGYPKWACTFEPEENLNAVCLKALVEQPKPSDDRVQSSANKFLLEVQTKLSNPRRSNGLIKVDFDLDIFRWVFDNKGKPITKG, encoded by the exons ATGACATTCTACGCCGTTGACCGCATCATTGCTCGCACG AAAAAAGGGTACCTCGTCAAGTGGCACGGGTATCCAAAGTGGGCCTGCACGTTCGAGCCTGAGGAGAATCTGAACGCGGTCTGCCTCAAAGCCCTCGTCGAGCAACCGAAACCCAGTGACGATCGTGTACAGTCATCAGCCAACAAGTTCCTCCTTGAAGTCCAAACGAAGTTGTCCAACCCCAGAAGGTCCAACGGCCTGATCAAGGTGGACTTCGATTTGGACATATTCCGCTGGGTGTTTGACAACAAAGGGAAACCCATCACGAAGGGCTGA
- the LOC135386904 gene encoding uncharacterized protein LOC135386904 isoform X1 has translation MEWHEQATATVQDGRIVLSLTGRAVIALQKETLSSPLSYYDIVSVKLLPNDVTVSQNAADANEKIRLFCSRIAAQSRKIGRGRPYTNFLSKTFRVWLPIDSAVPKAQEQLEVELLERINGYLSQQLSQLEDELCATVEQNTELRSSLSTLRAEIAELKNSPHEAPLAHVSRYAPPSPSASDSPYNGGGKIGEGSTRTDRRQLAKCGGKMQTILDDLLSQYGLSLQDIILEDIKGIEHKLTFSESKVSVSRDIKKSYRGQKVGKLSDLDPADRDLIGDITALLDDHYVSNVFWQELSHRLQGLPSLKLINEYRESVNNLIEVAETPGQCVGSQVSFVEDLKHAILEKCKKERKTVEEISRSGTLTVKLEGDGSRISKKASWTILSYVVLECTGNPQGHKKHRILALADIPENYFMLRMAFANVISEVNELVKTTGMNIDNVFVPLNVCLGADLKFLLTVLGMQSDFSAFPCPFCTASQTQRGDYREPVHVFNEPPLARTLKTMENDCDHLRNGVQFVPLLNIEPYNIVPDVLHMRMRVFDRLFDNVLKEFQDMDTKLSVQTGSREEKYVEAFKTIVGECGVRVYISAENEGQNGKERG, from the coding sequence ATGGAGTGGCATGAGCAAGCGACTGCGACAGTACAGGACGGTCGCATCGTCCTTTCTTTGACAGGGCGTGCCGTTATTGCACTCCAGAAGGAAACACTCAGCAGCCCTCTATCGTACTATGATATTGTCAGTGTCAAATTGTTACCTAACGATGTAACGGTTAGCCAAAATGCAGCGGATGCCAACGAGAAAATCCGTCTCTTCTGTTCGAGAATTGCTGCACAGAGCAGAAAAATAGGAAGGGGGCGTCCTTACACTAATTTCCTTTCAAAGACTTTTCGTGTCTGGTTACCCATAGATTCCGCAGTACCAAAAGCTCAAGAGCAGCTTGAAGTAGAGTTGTTGGAAAGAATAAACGGATATCTTTCACAGCAGCTATCGCAACTTGAAGACGAGCTTTGTGCGACAGTGGAACAAAACACAGAACTGCGAAGTTCGCTGTCCACCTTAAGGGCCGAGATAGCTGAGCTAAAAAATTCACCCCATGAAGCGCCACTTGCGCATGTGTCCCGATATGCACCCCCCTCGCCATCCGCGAGTGATTCACCTTACAACGGCGGAGGTAAAATCGGTGAAGGAAGCACAAGAACAGACCGTAGACAGCTTGCTAAATGTGGAGGAAAAATGCAAACGATACTAGATGATCTGCTTTCTCAGTACGGCCTCTCACTCCAAGATATCATACTCGAAGACATTAAAGGCATCGAGCACAAGCTCACCTTCTCAGAAAGTAAAGTATCAGTGTCTCGAGATATCAAGAAATCTTACCGGGGACAGAAAGTAGGGAAGCTTTCCGATCTCGACCCCGCTGACAGGGATCTAATCGGAGATATTACCGCACTACTGGACGATCATTACGTGAGTAATGTGTTTTGGCAAGAGCTTTCCCATCGCTTGCAAGGTCTCCCATCCCTCAAGCTTATTAATGAATATCGCGAAAGTGTAAACAATCTCATAGAAGTGGCAGAAACACCAGGGCAATGTGTCGGATCACAGGTCTCTTTCGTAGAAGACTTAAAACACGCAATACTTGAAAAATGCAAGAAGGAACGCAAAACGGTAGAGGAAATCAGCAGATCAGGCACGCTTACAGTGAAACTAGAAGGAGACGGTAGCCGCATCAGCAAAAAGGCGTCGTGGACAATTTTATCCTATGTAGTGCTCGAATGCACAGGTAATCCACAAGGTCACAAAAAACATCGCATCCTAGCGCTAGCAGACATACCAGAAAACTATTTCATGCTAAGAATGGCATTCGCAAATGTCATTTCGGAAGTAAATGAGCTTGTGAAAACCACCGGCATGAACATTGACAACGTGTTTGTACCACTGAATGTTTGTCTCGGAGCAGACTTAAAGTTTCTCCTAACAGTATTAGGGATGCAGTCTGACTTCTCAGCTTTTCCGTGTCCATTTTGCACGGCTTCTCAAACTCAGCGGGGGGATTATCGCGAGCCTGTGCACGTTTTTAACGAGCCCCCTCTCGCGCGTACCCTGAAAACCATGGAGAACGATTGCGACCACTTACGAAATGGGGTACAGTTTGTGCCCTTACTAAACATTGAGCCTTACAACATAGTTCCCGACGTCCTTCATATGAGGATGAGAGTGTTCGACAGACTTTTTGATAATGTCCTAAAGGAGTTCCAAGACATGGACACCAAACTAAGTGTGCAAACAGGGTCCCGAGAAGAGAAATATGTCGAAGCATTCAAAACCATTGTAGGTGAATGCGGTGTCCGGGTTTACATCTCTGCGGAGAACGAAGGGCAGAATGGAAAAGAAAGGGGTTGA